The genomic window GAACCCGTTGTGGCGCAGGAAGTGCCGCCACACCCGCACCGGGAACCACGCCAGCGTGCGCCGGCGCAGCGCCGTGGCGCGCTCGATCGGCTCGTCCAGGCGTTCGCGCAGCACCGAATCGTCCCAGCGGGCGCGCCACGAATCGTCCCGCCCGTCGTCGGGCGCGCCCTCCCGGCCGGGGTCGCTCACGCGCCCCAGCGTACCGAGGGGGATCCGGCTACTTGCGCAGGATCGCCTGCTTCACCTCGGCGATGGCCTTGGTGACCTCGATGCCGCGGGGGCACGCCTCGGTGCAGTTGAAGGTCGTGCGGCAGCGCCACACGCCTTCCTTGTCGTTGAGGATGTCCAGGCGTGCGTCGCCGGCGTCGTCGCGCGAGTCGAAGATGAACCGGTGCGCGTTGACGATCGCGGCGGGCCCGAAGTACTGCCCGTCGGTCCAGAACACCGGGCACGACGAGGTGCACGCGGCGCAGAGGATGCACTTGGTGGTGTCGTCGAAGATCTCGCGGTTGGCGATGGTCTGGATGCGCTCCTTGCCGGGCTCCGGCTTGGAGGTGGCGATGAGGAACGGCTGCACCTCGCGGTACGACGCGAAGAACGGCTCCATGTCGACGATCAGGTCCTTCTCCAGCGGCAGGCCCTTGATGGCCTCCACGTAGATGGGCTTGGAGATGTCGAGGTCTTTGATGAGCGTCTTGCAGGCCAGGCGGTTGCGACCGTTGATGCGCATGGCGTCGGAGCCGCAGATGCCGTGCGCGCACGAGCGGCGGAAGCTCAGCGAGCCGTCGACCTCCCACTTGATCTTGTGGAGGGCGTCCAGCACACGGTCGGTGGAGTACAGCTCCACGTCGTAGTCGACCCAGCGCGGCTCGGTGTCCTTCTCGGGGTCGAACCGGCGGATGATGAAGGTGACGAGGAACGACTGGATGCCGGTGGCGCCGGACTCCACGGCGTCGGCCGTCTCGGCGGGGGCGAGTGCGGTGGCCATGCCTAGTACTTCCTCTCCATGGGCTGGTAACGCGTGATGACGACGGGCTTCCAGTCCAGGCGGATGTGGTCCTCGGGGTGCGAGGACTGCGGGTCGCCGGAGAGGTAGGCCATCGTGTGCTTCATGTAGTTCTCGTCGTCGCGCTTGGGGTAGTCGTCGCGCATGTGGCCGCCGCGGCTCTCCTTGCGGTTGCGGGCGGTGACGACGACGACCTCGGCGAGGTCCAGGAGGAACCCGAGCTCGACGGCCTCGAGCAGGTCGGTGTTGAACCGCTTGCCCTTGTCGTCGACGTGCACGTTGCGGTAGCGCTCGCGGAGGTCCGCGATGACGTCCATGACCTCGGCGAGGGACTCGTCGGTGCGGAAGACCTGGGCCTTGCGGTCCATCTCGTCCTGCAGCGTCTTGCGCAGCACCGCGATGCGCTCGGTACCCGGGTTGTTGCGGAGGGTCTCGAGCATGTCGCGGACCTCCTTGGCGGGGTCCTCCGGCAGCGGCACGAAGTCCGCGGTCTGCACGTACTCGACGGCGTTGCGGCCGGCGCGCTTGCCGAACACGTTGATGTCCAGCAGCGAGTTGGTGCCCAGACGGTTGGAGCCGTGCACCGAGACGCACGCGCACTCGCCGGCGGCGTAGAGGCCGGGGACGACGGTGGTGTTGTCGGCGAGCACCTCGGCCTTGACGTTGGTGGGGATGCCGCCCATCGCGTAGTGGGCGGTCGGCATGACCGGCACGGGCTCCACCACCGGGTCCACGCCCAGGTAGGTGCGGGCGAACTCGGTGATGTCGGGGAGCTTCGTCTCGAGCACCTCGGCGCCCAGGTGCGTGCAGTCCAGCAGCACGTAGTCGCGGTCCGGCCCGGCACCGCGGCCCTCGGCGACCTCCTGCACCATGCAGCGGCTGACGATGTCGCGGGGGGCGAGGTCCTTGATGGTGGGGGCGTAGCGCTCCATGAACCGCTCACCCGAGGCGTTGCGCAGGATCGCCCCTTCACCGCGGGCGCCCTCGGTGAGGAGGATGCCGAGGCCGGCGAGGCCGGTGGGGTGGAACTGGAAGAACTCCATGTCCTCCAGGGGCAGGCCCTTGCGCCAGATCACGCCGACGCCGTCACCGGTGAGGGTGTGCGCGTTCGAGGTCGTCTTGAAGATCTTGCCGAAGCCGCCGGTGGCGAAGATGACGGCCTTGGACTGGAAGACGTGGAGGTCGCCGGTCGCGAGGTCGTAGGCGACGACGCCCGCGACCTGCATGCTGCCGTCGGGCGCCTTCACCGTCACGAGGTCGAGCACGTAGAACTCGTTGAAGAAGTTGATGCCGAGGCGCACGCAGTTCTGGAACAGCGTCTGCAGGATCATGTGGCCGGTGCGGTCTGCGGCGTAGCAGGCGCGGCGCACCGGGGTCTTGCCGTGGTCGGCGGTGTGACCGCCGAAGCGGCGCTGGTCGATCTTGCCCTCGGGGGTGCGGTTGAACGGCAGCCCCATGTTCTCGAGGTCGATGACGGCGTCGATCGCCTCTTTGGCGAGGATCTCCGCGGCATCCTGGTCGACGAGGTAGTCGCCGCCCTTGACAGTGTCGAAGGTGTGCCACTCCCACGAGTCCTCTTCGACGTTGGCCAGGGCCGCCGCCATGCCGCCCTGCGCCGCACCGGTGTGCGAGCGGGTCGGGTAGAGCTTCGAG from Microbacterium sp. zg-Y625 includes these protein-coding regions:
- a CDS encoding succinate dehydrogenase iron-sulfur subunit — encoded protein: MATALAPAETADAVESGATGIQSFLVTFIIRRFDPEKDTEPRWVDYDVELYSTDRVLDALHKIKWEVDGSLSFRRSCAHGICGSDAMRINGRNRLACKTLIKDLDISKPIYVEAIKGLPLEKDLIVDMEPFFASYREVQPFLIATSKPEPGKERIQTIANREIFDDTTKCILCAACTSSCPVFWTDGQYFGPAAIVNAHRFIFDSRDDAGDARLDILNDKEGVWRCRTTFNCTEACPRGIEVTKAIAEVKQAILRK
- the sdhA gene encoding succinate dehydrogenase flavoprotein subunit; protein product: MSTQSEGAVVKDGVHYHQFDIVIVGAGGAGMRAAIEAGPGAKTAVISKLYPTRSHTGAAQGGMAAALANVEEDSWEWHTFDTVKGGDYLVDQDAAEILAKEAIDAVIDLENMGLPFNRTPEGKIDQRRFGGHTADHGKTPVRRACYAADRTGHMILQTLFQNCVRLGINFFNEFYVLDLVTVKAPDGSMQVAGVVAYDLATGDLHVFQSKAVIFATGGFGKIFKTTSNAHTLTGDGVGVIWRKGLPLEDMEFFQFHPTGLAGLGILLTEGARGEGAILRNASGERFMERYAPTIKDLAPRDIVSRCMVQEVAEGRGAGPDRDYVLLDCTHLGAEVLETKLPDITEFARTYLGVDPVVEPVPVMPTAHYAMGGIPTNVKAEVLADNTTVVPGLYAAGECACVSVHGSNRLGTNSLLDINVFGKRAGRNAVEYVQTADFVPLPEDPAKEVRDMLETLRNNPGTERIAVLRKTLQDEMDRKAQVFRTDESLAEVMDVIADLRERYRNVHVDDKGKRFNTDLLEAVELGFLLDLAEVVVVTARNRKESRGGHMRDDYPKRDDENYMKHTMAYLSGDPQSSHPEDHIRLDWKPVVITRYQPMERKY